In Deltaproteobacteria bacterium, one DNA window encodes the following:
- a CDS encoding ABC transporter permease produces the protein MRYEYQIGWRYLNRGTRSRATAVGAAVSFAVMVAACGYFFAVEPSGWAIVGIAVGGLAATTFGLLHVLSVFTTVATLGVVLGVAALTVVMSVTSGFERSFRDKVLGVTAHILVRKATNDFSDYEQKRQLALGIDPDVITAQPIVYTEMLITRGKGKLAGVAIKGIIPGGGDAVASHMLEGSEAALGVRPAEGEPPPILIGRDLAEKIDARYGDVVTVVAPMSNVDTRRWTPTGRPPRTKKFRVAGIFYVGFDEYDQRLAYMSLKDAQDLVGYGDVVLGIELRIKDVHRAREIADKLDAALGGPPYQVEDWRELNGNLFAALSLQKLAMGVVLTLIIAVAAFNLVSALTMMVTDKIREIAILKSMGAQSSSIARIFRTIGLLIGGVGTACGLAIGIALCLALSRYEYALDPNVYRIDRLPVDLRPLEVAFIAAMTLAISAVATVVPARRAAAMHPVDGLRYD, from the coding sequence ATGCGCTACGAGTACCAAATCGGCTGGCGGTACCTCAATCGAGGCACCCGGTCGCGCGCCACCGCGGTCGGCGCCGCGGTGAGCTTTGCGGTCATGGTGGCGGCGTGCGGTTACTTCTTCGCGGTCGAGCCGTCCGGCTGGGCCATCGTCGGGATCGCGGTCGGCGGTCTCGCCGCCACGACGTTCGGGCTGTTGCACGTGCTGTCGGTGTTCACGACCGTCGCGACGCTCGGCGTCGTCCTCGGCGTCGCCGCGCTGACGGTCGTCATGTCGGTCACCAGCGGGTTCGAGCGGAGCTTTCGCGACAAGGTTCTCGGGGTCACGGCGCACATCCTCGTGCGCAAGGCGACCAACGACTTTTCCGATTACGAACAAAAGCGCCAGCTCGCGCTGGGGATCGACCCGGACGTGATCACGGCGCAGCCGATCGTCTACACCGAGATGCTCATCACCCGCGGCAAGGGCAAGCTCGCCGGCGTCGCGATCAAGGGCATCATCCCGGGCGGCGGCGATGCGGTCGCGTCGCACATGCTCGAGGGATCGGAGGCGGCGCTCGGCGTGCGTCCGGCCGAGGGCGAGCCGCCGCCGATCCTCATCGGCCGCGATCTCGCCGAAAAGATCGACGCGCGGTACGGAGACGTCGTGACCGTCGTCGCGCCGATGTCGAACGTGGACACGCGCCGGTGGACGCCGACCGGAAGGCCGCCGCGCACGAAGAAGTTTCGCGTCGCGGGCATCTTCTACGTCGGCTTCGACGAGTATGACCAGCGGCTCGCGTACATGTCCCTCAAGGATGCGCAGGACCTCGTCGGCTACGGCGACGTCGTGCTCGGCATCGAACTGCGGATCAAGGACGTGCACCGGGCCCGCGAAATCGCCGACAAGCTCGACGCGGCGCTCGGCGGGCCGCCGTATCAGGTCGAGGACTGGCGCGAACTCAACGGCAACTTGTTTGCGGCGTTGAGCCTGCAGAAGCTGGCGATGGGCGTGGTCCTCACTCTGATCATCGCGGTCGCCGCGTTCAACCTGGTGTCGGCGCTCACGATGATGGTGACGGACAAGATTCGCGAGATCGCCATCCTCAAGTCGATGGGGGCGCAGTCGTCGTCGATCGCGCGGATCTTTCGGACGATCGGGCTGCTGATCGGCGGGGTCGGGACGGCGTGCGGGCTGGCGATCGGCATCGCGTTGTGCCTCGCGCTGTCGCGCTACGAATACGCGCTGGACCCGAACGTCTACCGCATCGATCGTCTGCCGGTGGACCTGCGCCCGCTCGAGGTGGCGTTCATCGCGGCGATGACGCTGGCGATCAGCGCGGTCGCGACGGTCGTGCCGGCGCGGCGGGCGGCGGCGATGCACCCGGTCGACGGGTTGCGCTACGACTAG